TTTATCACAATAACCGCTGTACCAAAAGCCGTTGTGCTTTAGAGGAGCTTGAAAAAAGCGGAAAAGATTTCGAAGTGGTTTATTATTTGGAAACCCCGCCCAATAAAAGTGAACTCGAAGAAATTATTCGAAAACTGGGTATTAAACCATTGGAATTGATCCGTAAAGGGGAAAAGGTTTTTATTGAAAATTATAAAGGAAAAACCTTAACCGATGAAGAATGGGTTGAAGCCATGATTACGCATCCAATTTTAATTGAAAGACCGATTATTGTTTCAGGAGATCAGGCAGTTATCGCCAGACCAACCGAAAAAATAAAAGAGATTTTGGGATAAATTCAGCATGACGATCGCGTTTGGAAATGTACTTCGAAGTACAATCTGCAGAATCTAAAAAATATTCTTGAAACTAAACAAAATGCAGATGGCAATGATAAAACCAACAAGCAGCCTCGAATAGTACTCGCGGATAAAAAGCCCGCATAAAATCAGCATATCGTCGTCCACATTGCTATGTAACATGCCATTTCCACTTGAAGCATTGAACAAGATCTGTTTATCCTGATGGTTGTTTAACGACCACCGGCTTAACCAGCTGTTTTGAAAGCTCCAATCAAAAGTATCGCCAGAGGCAAATACAATTTTGGCCTTAAAACGAAGCCAGTCGTAAGTAATTATAGCTAAGATCTCATTCTGATTATTCAGTAATTTAGTTTCAGGTTTAGAATATCCTTCACTTTTTAACAGGTAAATACCGGCCTGGGTAGTGGCTATAGCCGAATTTTTCCACGAACTAAAATTCAGCGAAAATTTTAATAGCCCGTTCTTAAATACCTGATAATTACTATCAAATAAACCTTTTCTCCAATTTAATACCTGTTCCATCTCACAAAAGGATTTAATTTAAAATTAATGATGGCGAAGTGTTGATGTCGAAATAATCGGAACGATACAGGCAATAATTAGAACTGCGCGTTTATGGTACACCTGTTTAATAAATAAACCGGCTATTATTAATAAATTATTATCTGTATCAGAAGATATAGCGCCACTGTTGTTGCCCGATGTGTACATAATGTGCGCATCTTTATAATTGCTTACCGTCCATTGCGATTTCCAGATTCCGGTCGATTTCCACTCGTACTGTTCTCCGGTGTTTAAGCTGATTAGTGCTTTTGATTTCCAGCTGTCGTAAGTGATAACTGCGACCACGCCACCTGTTTTTCTGTCAATTACCTTTGTGCTCGATTGCCAGAAACCTTCGTTTACAAATTGATAGTTTTTATCCTCAAGCATACTTTCGGCATTACTCTTCCAGGTTTCGAATGTGATCATCCCTTTCTGAACACCATCTGCAAAGAGTTGAAAGTTGCCACTAAGCCAATTGCTTTTCCAGTTGATAAATTTCGACATTTTAGATGCTTTTTATTTTAGATACCAGTTAGTTAAAGTTGTTACAATAAAAAAAGTGCTTATTGTTTGTAAGCACTTTTTCAGTATGCAATTTTCAGTTAATAGTTTTCAATTAGCTACAGGCAAGTACCAATGACTAATGAACCATTGAACCAATCTACTAGAAATTCGGTTTAAGTACATATTTATCGTAGAAACGGAAAATGTGCTCTGCAGCTTCTTCGGCGGTATCTACCAACCGGAAAAGATTTAAATCTTCTTCGTGGATATTGTGTTCCTTCTGCAACATCGTTCCTTTAATCCAATCAATTAATCCTCCCCAATAATCAACACCCACCAATACGATTGGGAAACGGGCAATTTTTCCGGTCTGGATTAAGGTTAAAGCTTCAAATAGCTCATCCATGGTGCCAAAACCACCTGGTAACACCACAAAACCCTGGCTATATTTCATGAACATGACTTTGCGCACAAAGAAATAATCAAACTCCAGTAATTTATTATGATCGATATATTTATTGTGGAACTGCTCAAAAGGCAACTCGATGTTTAAACCTACCGATTTACCCCCATTGGTATGGGCACCTTTGTTACCAGCCTCCATAATACCAGGGCCACCGCCAGTAATTACGCCATAACCTCTATCGGTTAATAATTTACCGCACTGCTCTGCCAACTGGTAATATCGGTGTGTTTGGGCAGTACGTGCCGAACCATAAATGGTAACGCACGGACCAATTTTAGCTAGTTTTTCAAAGCCGTCTACAAATTCGGCCATGATTTTAAAAATTTGCCAAGAGTCGGTTACTTTGATTTCTTGCCAGTCTTTGTTTTCGAAAGCACTTCTAATTTTTTCTTCACTCGTCATATACTGTTATTCTAATATTAAAATTTGGTTTGTGCATCCGTTTTTTTGCTGATGAACAACAAACCTATAAATGTGATTAAACCGTTAATTAAAATCAGTTCAACACTAAATACATATCCACCCAATATTGTGGCCGAATTGCTTGCAAGCAAGTAACATAAAAAAGGTGATAATAAGCAAACTATCGGCACTAATTTATCATGAAGTCCGCGTTTTTTTACAAATAATCCAAAACTATATAAACCTAAGAGTGGTCCGTAGGTGTAAGAGGCAATGGTAAAAATCAAACTGACTACTGATGAACTGTTCAGCGCATTGATAACGATGATAACAAGGAACATCAAAATAGAAAAGGCCACGTGCACGGTATGGCGTTTTTTTACAGCATCTTTGGCATTTACATTTTCTGTTTTAGCCATGCCTAAAAAGTCTACACAGAACGATGTGGTTAAGGCTGTAAGTGCCGAGTCGGTTGTGGCAAAGGTTGCTGCCGTTAGGCCCAGCATAAATATAATTGCGGGTACTGCACCCAGATTATTTAAAGCAATTTCGGGGAATAATAAATCTGTTCGCGGTTTTGCAGTAATATGATCTAAAGGAATATCGATACCGTTTTTTGCCGCAAAAATGTATAACAAGGCACCCACACTCAAAAAGAAAACATTTAAAATTACAAATACGCCTGTAAAAGTGAACATGTTTTTCTGTGCCTCTTTGATGGTGCCCATGCTCAGGTTTTTCTGCATCAAATCCTGATCTAAGCCTGTCATTGCGATGGTAACGAAAATACCACCGATAAACTGTTTACTGAAGTAGAATTTATTGGTCAGGAAATCATTTAGAAAGAATATTTTCGAGTAACTGCTGGATTTTATGGTTTCGAATGCCTGTGGAATACTGAAATCGAGACTGTTGCAAATAAAATAAATCGTCAAGAAAACCGAAAGTACCAGGAAAAAAGTTTGCAGTGTATCGGTAATGATAATGGTTTTTAATCCACCCTTAAACGTGTACGACCAGATCAGTGCCAAAGAAATTAAAACCGTTAACCAGAACGGAACGCCATAATTATCGAATATAAAACGCTGTAAAACAATTACTACGAGGTATAA
The nucleotide sequence above comes from Pedobacter riviphilus. Encoded proteins:
- the arsC gene encoding arsenate reductase (glutaredoxin) (This arsenate reductase requires both glutathione and glutaredoxin to convert arsenate to arsenite, after which the efflux transporter formed by ArsA and ArsB can extrude the arsenite from the cell, providing resistance.), producing MITIYHNNRCTKSRCALEELEKSGKDFEVVYYLETPPNKSELEEIIRKLGIKPLELIRKGEKVFIENYKGKTLTDEEWVEAMITHPILIERPIIVSGDQAVIARPTEKIKEILG
- a CDS encoding LOG family protein, which codes for MTSEEKIRSAFENKDWQEIKVTDSWQIFKIMAEFVDGFEKLAKIGPCVTIYGSARTAQTHRYYQLAEQCGKLLTDRGYGVITGGGPGIMEAGNKGAHTNGGKSVGLNIELPFEQFHNKYIDHNKLLEFDYFFVRKVMFMKYSQGFVVLPGGFGTMDELFEALTLIQTGKIARFPIVLVGVDYWGGLIDWIKGTMLQKEHNIHEEDLNLFRLVDTAEEAAEHIFRFYDKYVLKPNF
- a CDS encoding sodium:solute symporter; protein product: MSPTILLCFLIGYFLLLIIISFVTSKNSSDNSTFFVANRNSKWYLVAFGMIGTALSGVTFISVPGEVGAPGGNQFQYFQFVLGNAVGFIIIATVLLPLYYRMNLTSIYSYIEKRLGHYSYKTAASIFLLSRTLGSATRLYLVVIVLQRFIFDNYGVPFWLTVLISLALIWSYTFKGGLKTIIITDTLQTFFLVLSVFLTIYFICNSLDFSIPQAFETIKSSSYSKIFFLNDFLTNKFYFSKQFIGGIFVTIAMTGLDQDLMQKNLSMGTIKEAQKNMFTFTGVFVILNVFFLSVGALLYIFAAKNGIDIPLDHITAKPRTDLLFPEIALNNLGAVPAIIFMLGLTAATFATTDSALTALTTSFCVDFLGMAKTENVNAKDAVKKRHTVHVAFSILMFLVIIVINALNSSSVVSLIFTIASYTYGPLLGLYSFGLFVKKRGLHDKLVPIVCLLSPFLCYLLASNSATILGGYVFSVELILINGLITFIGLLFISKKTDAQTKF